A section of the Rossellomorea marisflavi genome encodes:
- a CDS encoding BglG family transcription antiterminator: MNERQQEILRMLVSRHHEYVLIKEFSEELHCSEKTVRNDLKVIQESMAAYPSVKLIRKPGQGICLEIGEQDRAELYRELQTRGSSHVEEEDRIVQIAYFLLMNTDPVVVQDLVDRYYVSKSVIRKDLERIGDWFKRFDLELLSKQKVGLTIEGTELNRRLALTRLSQLVDDGSDSFISAQFTQHEITIVRRRLEELQERFDLHLTDETFERIVVHTLLMIKRTKLQQTISLSEKEKTMIMEKKEYEWTVAFLEGIEPYFSVRFPEAEQAYLALHFLGGKFRYQDDEAIRELTGHDNRLGEVTDLLLGKLSEMHGVDFYSDPELFNGLTVHLNSTLNRLTYGLPVTNVMLGDIKKMYPFMFDRIMLVLEELEGIEVPEEEAAYITLHFQASLERLQQPITDVKRVVIVCHMGMGMSQLLRTKIERKFSSVLVLASIGKGELQSYLETSEADLIISTISLPDRGVPSIVVSPLLGKQDEERLKERLTYLEDPVQRGQRESIILKFANPFLVFPQQDGFSRYELIRKLAGTLVDKGFVDQAYIENAMIRERMSATTIGAGIAIPHGHPDLIHQSAIAIATLREPIEWGEEKVSLVFLLAVKSTDPAESRQLFQEISHLTENPERIEQLLSDRDAMTFLTHLGAV, from the coding sequence ATGAATGAAAGACAGCAGGAGATCTTGCGGATGCTGGTGAGCCGGCATCATGAATATGTCTTGATCAAAGAATTCAGTGAGGAACTCCACTGTTCCGAAAAAACGGTGCGGAATGACCTCAAGGTGATACAGGAATCCATGGCAGCCTATCCGTCGGTGAAGTTGATCCGGAAGCCGGGTCAGGGAATCTGCCTGGAAATCGGAGAACAAGACCGGGCGGAGCTATACCGAGAACTGCAAACGAGGGGAAGCAGTCATGTGGAAGAGGAGGATCGGATCGTCCAGATTGCGTATTTTCTTCTCATGAATACAGACCCCGTCGTCGTGCAGGACCTGGTAGACCGGTATTATGTAAGCAAGTCGGTGATCAGGAAGGACCTCGAACGGATCGGGGATTGGTTTAAGCGGTTCGATTTGGAGCTTTTGTCAAAGCAGAAGGTGGGGCTCACGATCGAAGGGACCGAGCTGAACCGTCGTCTGGCTTTGACGCGGCTTTCTCAGCTCGTGGATGATGGGTCGGATTCCTTCATCAGCGCCCAATTTACCCAGCATGAGATCACCATCGTACGGAGGAGGCTGGAAGAGCTGCAGGAGCGGTTCGATCTTCATCTGACCGATGAAACCTTTGAACGGATCGTCGTTCATACCCTCCTTATGATCAAGAGGACGAAGCTGCAGCAGACGATCTCCCTTTCGGAAAAAGAAAAAACGATGATCATGGAAAAAAAAGAATACGAATGGACAGTGGCATTCCTCGAAGGGATCGAACCGTACTTTTCCGTTCGCTTCCCCGAAGCGGAGCAGGCATACCTGGCCCTGCACTTCCTTGGTGGGAAGTTCCGGTATCAGGACGACGAAGCGATCCGCGAGCTCACCGGCCACGACAATCGACTCGGGGAAGTGACGGATCTTCTTCTCGGAAAGCTGTCTGAGATGCACGGTGTGGATTTCTACAGTGACCCCGAACTCTTCAACGGGTTGACCGTGCACTTGAATTCCACGTTGAATCGCCTGACATACGGGCTTCCCGTAACGAATGTGATGCTAGGGGACATCAAGAAGATGTATCCGTTCATGTTCGACCGGATCATGCTCGTCCTTGAAGAACTGGAAGGCATCGAGGTGCCGGAAGAGGAAGCGGCCTATATCACCCTTCACTTCCAGGCGTCCCTCGAACGTCTTCAGCAGCCCATAACGGATGTGAAAAGAGTCGTCATCGTCTGTCATATGGGGATGGGGATGTCCCAGCTCCTTCGTACAAAAATCGAGCGGAAATTCTCGTCTGTCCTCGTGCTGGCAAGCATCGGGAAAGGGGAGCTGCAGTCCTACCTCGAGACAAGCGAGGCGGATCTCATCATCTCCACGATCAGCCTTCCCGACAGGGGCGTCCCGTCGATCGTCGTTTCCCCGCTCCTAGGAAAACAAGATGAAGAAAGGCTGAAAGAGCGGTTGACCTACCTCGAGGACCCGGTGCAAAGGGGACAAAGGGAGTCAATCATCCTGAAGTTCGCCAACCCATTCCTTGTCTTTCCTCAACAGGATGGATTCAGCCGCTATGAGTTAATTCGGAAGCTTGCAGGGACCCTCGTGGACAAAGGGTTCGTCGATCAAGCCTACATAGAAAATGCCATGATCCGTGAACGGATGTCAGCCACCACCATCGGAGCAGGCATTGCCATTCCCCACGGCCATCCCGACCTCATCCACCAGTCGGCCATCGCCATCGCCACCCTGCGGGAACCAATCGAATGGGGTGAGGAGAAAGTCTCCCTCGTCTTCCTCCTCGCAGTCAAAAGCACCGACCCGGCCGAATCCCGTCAGCTCTTCCAGGAAATCTCGCACCTCACCGAGAACCCGGAACGGATTGAGCAACTTCTCTCAGACCGTGACGCCATGACATTCCTGACCCATCTCGGGGCCGTGTAA
- the manA gene encoding mannose-6-phosphate isomerase, class I gives MNQPLFLTPVFQERIWGGTALRDQFGYDIPSDKTGECWAISGHPNGQSTVRSGEFAGKTVGELWEQHPELFGNYDSPVFPLLTKILDANADLSVQVHPDDSYANINENGELGKTECWYIIDCEEGADMIFGHNALSKEEFTSMIEKGEWSDLLRRVRIKPGDFFYVPSGTIHALCTGTLVLETQQSSDTTYRVYDYDRTDAEGNTRELHIDKSIDVTTIPHIAEAVEPKVDSRDGVTITTFVEAEYFTVHKWEVNGHASFVQDKPFQLASVLSGAGTLRVQGEDHVLEKGMHIIIPADVETFEVEGQVELIVSHV, from the coding sequence ATGAATCAACCATTATTCTTAACACCCGTGTTCCAGGAACGAATTTGGGGAGGAACGGCCCTCAGGGATCAGTTCGGTTATGACATTCCTTCTGACAAGACTGGCGAATGCTGGGCCATTTCAGGACACCCGAACGGACAAAGTACCGTCCGAAGCGGAGAATTTGCAGGGAAGACCGTCGGTGAACTTTGGGAGCAGCACCCTGAATTATTTGGGAATTACGATTCACCTGTATTCCCGTTATTGACGAAAATCCTCGATGCCAACGCCGATTTGTCTGTCCAGGTGCATCCGGACGACAGCTACGCAAACATCAATGAAAACGGCGAGCTCGGAAAGACTGAATGCTGGTACATCATCGACTGTGAAGAAGGAGCAGACATGATCTTCGGTCACAACGCCCTTTCTAAAGAAGAGTTCACGAGCATGATCGAAAAAGGGGAGTGGAGCGATCTACTCCGCCGCGTGAGGATCAAACCGGGCGACTTCTTCTATGTACCAAGCGGCACGATCCACGCGCTCTGCACGGGTACACTCGTCCTTGAAACGCAGCAGAGCTCAGATACGACATATCGCGTATACGACTACGACCGTACCGATGCAGAAGGCAACACCCGTGAGCTGCACATCGACAAATCCATCGACGTGACCACGATCCCACATATCGCAGAAGCCGTGGAGCCGAAAGTCGACAGCCGCGATGGAGTGACGATCACCACCTTCGTTGAAGCGGAATACTTCACCGTACACAAATGGGAAGTGAACGGCCATGCATCCTTTGTACAGGACAAGCCGTTCCAGCTCGCCAGCGTACTGAGCGGAGCAGGAACACTGCGCGTGCAGGGCGAAGACCACGTGTTGGAAAAGGGCATGCATATCATCATTCCTGCCGATGTGGAGACGTTTGAAGTGGAAGGTCAGGTTGAATTGATCGTTTCGCATGTGTAA
- a CDS encoding SGNH/GDSL hydrolase family protein, which translates to MRIFLYIALAAVAVAGFLFMTEGKEEKVKERHWMGAWMTAMQEPFKDGESYEGFKDQTVRMVIKPHVDGDQVRIRLSNTFSDEELKVDKVSIGITKKGAETKGEPVSVSFDGKKDVRIPAGERTSSDPIPIKISEDEALTVSLYFKGESGPATWHPRSMQTTYSADGDATGKAGKDGYKSIEKGWYWLDGVDVRTDKKVKGSIVVLGSSIDNGNDSKIDSNHRWTDYLSERINDKADGKWTVLNAGISANQLLDSPEEKGEKAPDRLKRDVFEQTGVKGVIVHQGINDIRHHPETDAVTIIDEMKAMIKEAHKNGVEIYGVTISPYNDSGKYTAEGDRTRRKVNAWIRNSGAFDGVIDFDKVLRNADDPSRLQPKYNSGDGLHPNEAGYRQMAETVKLKMFEY; encoded by the coding sequence GTGAGGATTTTTTTATACATAGCACTTGCTGCGGTAGCGGTGGCGGGCTTTCTTTTCATGACTGAAGGAAAAGAAGAGAAGGTGAAGGAAAGGCACTGGATGGGCGCCTGGATGACGGCGATGCAGGAGCCCTTCAAGGACGGTGAATCCTATGAAGGGTTCAAGGATCAGACCGTGCGCATGGTGATCAAACCCCATGTGGACGGAGATCAGGTCCGCATCCGGCTGTCAAACACGTTTTCAGATGAAGAGCTGAAAGTCGACAAAGTGAGCATCGGCATAACGAAAAAAGGAGCGGAAACAAAGGGAGAACCTGTATCCGTCTCCTTCGACGGTAAAAAGGATGTGCGCATCCCGGCCGGCGAACGGACCTCTAGTGATCCGATCCCCATCAAGATCTCTGAAGATGAAGCTCTGACGGTGAGCCTTTATTTCAAAGGGGAATCAGGACCTGCCACCTGGCACCCGAGGTCGATGCAGACAACCTATTCCGCTGATGGAGACGCCACTGGCAAGGCAGGAAAAGACGGCTACAAATCCATTGAAAAAGGATGGTACTGGCTTGATGGGGTCGATGTGAGGACAGATAAGAAGGTCAAAGGGTCCATCGTCGTCCTCGGCAGCTCAATTGATAATGGAAATGATTCAAAGATCGATTCCAATCACCGGTGGACGGACTATCTGTCCGAGCGGATCAATGATAAGGCCGATGGAAAATGGACGGTCCTGAACGCAGGAATCTCTGCGAATCAGCTCCTCGACAGCCCGGAGGAAAAAGGGGAAAAAGCCCCCGATCGACTGAAGAGGGATGTGTTTGAACAAACCGGCGTGAAAGGCGTCATCGTTCATCAGGGCATAAATGACATCCGCCATCATCCGGAGACAGATGCCGTGACCATCATCGATGAAATGAAGGCCATGATCAAGGAGGCCCATAAGAACGGCGTCGAAATCTATGGAGTCACGATCTCCCCATACAATGACTCAGGAAAATATACCGCGGAAGGCGACCGGACGCGCCGCAAGGTCAACGCATGGATACGGAACAGCGGCGCCTTCGACGGGGTGATCGACTTTGATAAAGTACTTCGGAATGCCGATGATCCATCCAGACTCCAGCCGAAATACAATTCAGGGGACGGACTGCATCCAAATGAAGCGGGGTACCGACAAATGGCCGAGACGGTAAAATTGAAGATGTTTGAGTATTGA
- a CDS encoding pyruvate oxidase, with product MAKTLAGHAAADVLQNWDVQHIFGMPGDSINNFVDVLRGKKDDIEFIQIRHEEVAALAASSYAKLTGKIGVCMTIGGPGAIHLLNGLYDAKADGAPVLVLAGQVATTELGRDSFQEVHLARMFDDVSVYSETVASAEAFPDMLNQAIRTAYARNGVAVLVIPDDIPRDKIKNATSFTSSLTSFARHIPQKEDLITGLNFIENAKRPVILAGTGTKAAKQELEAFADTIGAPIIFTLPAKGVLPDRHPLNLGQLGQIGTKPAYEAMEETDLMIMIGTSFPYRDYLPDDADAIQVDVDPAQIGKRYPVSAGIVGDTALVLEEWNKHLQRRDDRSFLEECQKNMQNWWTHIGKDTEETSTPLKAPQVIPHIERIADDDAVLSVDVGNVTVWMARYFNITNQDFIISSWLATMGCGLPGAIASSLAYPDRQAIAVCGDGGFAMNMQDFVTAVKYKLPIIVVVLNNSRIGMIKYEQEAAGHLEYATELQEIDFAQFAKSCGGEGYHVKTYEDLGPAFDMAKASNKPVIIDVEIDLEPPLPGKITWEQAQGYTKHMMKKFYKDHSVEMPPLKKALKRLF from the coding sequence ATGGCAAAAACGCTGGCAGGGCATGCCGCTGCAGACGTCCTTCAAAACTGGGACGTTCAGCATATCTTCGGGATGCCCGGTGATTCGATCAATAACTTTGTTGATGTACTTCGCGGAAAGAAAGACGATATTGAGTTCATTCAGATCCGTCACGAGGAAGTGGCGGCATTGGCAGCCTCGTCCTATGCAAAACTGACTGGGAAGATCGGTGTCTGCATGACGATTGGCGGACCTGGCGCGATCCATCTGTTGAACGGACTGTATGACGCAAAGGCCGACGGAGCACCCGTACTCGTCCTCGCGGGTCAGGTGGCGACAACGGAACTCGGCCGTGATTCATTCCAGGAGGTTCATCTGGCACGCATGTTCGACGACGTTTCGGTCTATTCAGAGACCGTAGCTTCGGCGGAAGCATTCCCTGACATGCTGAACCAGGCCATCCGCACGGCCTATGCGCGAAATGGCGTCGCTGTCCTCGTCATCCCTGACGACATTCCGAGGGACAAAATCAAGAATGCGACTTCTTTCACATCCAGTCTGACTTCATTCGCAAGACACATCCCTCAAAAGGAGGATCTCATCACCGGTCTCAACTTCATCGAGAATGCCAAGCGCCCTGTCATCCTGGCAGGGACCGGAACGAAGGCGGCCAAACAAGAGCTCGAGGCATTCGCCGATACAATCGGGGCCCCGATCATCTTCACCCTTCCCGCGAAGGGCGTGCTGCCGGACCGGCATCCGCTGAACCTCGGACAGCTTGGTCAGATCGGGACGAAGCCTGCGTATGAAGCGATGGAAGAAACAGATCTTATGATCATGATCGGAACCTCGTTCCCGTACCGGGATTATCTACCGGATGATGCCGATGCGATTCAGGTCGATGTAGATCCCGCCCAGATTGGGAAGAGGTACCCCGTTTCTGCCGGTATCGTAGGGGATACAGCCCTCGTGCTGGAGGAATGGAATAAGCACCTTCAGCGCAGGGACGATCGCTCCTTCCTCGAAGAGTGCCAGAAGAATATGCAGAACTGGTGGACCCATATCGGGAAGGATACCGAAGAAACGTCCACACCACTCAAAGCACCTCAGGTCATCCCTCATATCGAACGGATTGCTGACGACGATGCCGTCCTCTCTGTCGATGTCGGAAACGTGACCGTATGGATGGCTCGCTACTTCAACATCACCAATCAGGACTTCATCATTTCCAGCTGGCTGGCCACGATGGGCTGCGGACTGCCGGGTGCCATTGCAAGCTCTCTCGCTTATCCGGATCGTCAAGCCATTGCAGTATGCGGGGACGGCGGCTTCGCCATGAACATGCAAGACTTCGTGACCGCCGTTAAATACAAGCTTCCGATTATCGTCGTGGTGCTCAACAACAGCCGCATCGGCATGATCAAGTATGAACAGGAAGCAGCCGGTCATCTTGAATACGCCACAGAGCTTCAAGAAATCGACTTCGCCCAGTTCGCCAAGTCATGCGGAGGCGAAGGCTATCATGTGAAAACGTACGAAGACCTCGGACCTGCCTTCGATATGGCGAAAGCATCGAATAAACCTGTCATCATTGACGTCGAAATCGACCTTGAACCTCCCCTTCCAGGCAAAATCACCTGGGAACAGGCCCAAGGCTATACGAAACATATGATGAAGAAATTCTACAAAGATCACAGCGTCGAAATGCCGCCTCTCAAGAAAGCTTTGAAGCGCCTGTTCTGA
- a CDS encoding FMN-binding glutamate synthase family protein, with protein METILLWILLILLALVILVPAAFLFYIWRVDERQEEHAILRHYPVLGKIRYILEKMGPELRQYFFNNDSEGKPFSRNDYTSTVKSGKYNTRMLGFGSERDFDGEGYFIRNTLFPVQRDELNVDNEKKVPTKVYKIDKDNLFNRKEHREETLADPFLLKDEDAPIIGEYTCRHPFRVKGLVGQSAMSYGSLGGNAITALSTGLGLAGGTWMNTGEGGLSKHHLKGGVDIICQIGPGLFGVRTKDGDFSWEEFKKKSDLKEIKAFELKLAQGAKTRGGHLDGKKVTPEIASIRNVEAWESIDSPNRFREFNSPEGMLDFIEQLREVGGKPVGIKLVVGNTGDIEELASFMAKTGRHPDFITVDGGEGGTGASYQELADATGVPIKSALPFVHDTLVRHGVRDKVKIFASGKLLTPDKIAYALALGADFVNIARGLMFSVGCIQAQVCHTNNCPVGVATTDDKLQESLVVEEKSFRVCNYILSLREGLFNLAAAAGIDSPAKFTRDHIVYKDRDGRLMPLSPDVPQKAL; from the coding sequence ATGGAAACGATCTTACTCTGGATCCTGCTCATCCTCCTTGCCCTGGTCATCCTAGTTCCCGCCGCCTTTCTTTTTTACATATGGCGGGTCGATGAACGCCAAGAGGAACATGCGATCCTGCGCCACTATCCCGTTCTCGGCAAAATACGGTACATCCTCGAGAAGATGGGACCTGAACTCAGGCAATATTTCTTCAATAATGATTCTGAAGGGAAACCCTTCTCCCGGAATGACTACACAAGCACGGTGAAATCCGGCAAGTATAACACCCGCATGCTCGGCTTCGGTTCGGAGCGCGATTTCGACGGGGAGGGCTACTTCATCCGGAATACTCTCTTCCCCGTCCAGCGAGATGAGCTGAACGTGGACAATGAGAAAAAGGTGCCGACGAAAGTATACAAGATTGATAAGGACAACCTCTTCAACCGCAAGGAACATCGTGAAGAAACGTTGGCCGATCCCTTCCTCCTGAAAGATGAAGACGCTCCCATCATCGGCGAGTACACATGCCGCCATCCCTTCCGCGTCAAAGGGCTCGTCGGACAGTCGGCCATGAGCTACGGCTCCCTCGGGGGCAACGCCATCACCGCCCTGTCGACGGGCCTCGGCCTTGCCGGCGGAACATGGATGAACACCGGGGAAGGAGGGTTATCGAAGCATCACTTAAAAGGAGGCGTAGACATCATCTGCCAGATCGGACCCGGGCTATTCGGTGTGAGGACGAAAGACGGGGATTTCTCCTGGGAAGAATTCAAGAAGAAAAGCGATCTGAAGGAAATCAAAGCATTCGAATTGAAGCTCGCCCAAGGAGCCAAGACCCGTGGCGGCCATCTTGACGGTAAGAAGGTCACACCTGAGATCGCCTCGATCCGTAACGTGGAGGCGTGGGAGTCCATCGACAGCCCGAACAGATTCCGTGAGTTCAATTCCCCTGAAGGCATGCTCGACTTCATCGAACAACTTCGTGAAGTCGGTGGAAAACCCGTCGGCATCAAGCTCGTCGTCGGGAACACCGGGGATATCGAGGAGCTCGCTTCCTTCATGGCAAAAACGGGCCGACACCCAGATTTCATCACCGTCGATGGTGGTGAAGGCGGTACTGGTGCTTCCTACCAAGAGCTTGCCGATGCCACGGGGGTGCCCATCAAATCGGCTCTCCCCTTCGTCCATGATACCCTTGTCAGGCACGGTGTCCGGGACAAGGTGAAGATCTTTGCATCAGGGAAGCTCCTTACACCCGACAAGATTGCGTATGCCCTCGCCCTTGGAGCCGACTTCGTCAATATCGCCAGGGGACTCATGTTCTCCGTCGGCTGCATCCAGGCTCAGGTATGCCACACGAACAACTGTCCCGTCGGGGTTGCCACCACCGACGATAAGCTTCAGGAATCACTCGTGGTCGAAGAGAAGTCCTTCCGCGTCTGCAACTACATCCTTTCTCTCAGGGAAGGGCTCTTCAATCTCGCAGCAGCGGCAGGTATCGATTCCCCGGCAAAATTCACCCGGGACCACATCGTATACAAGGACCGGGACGGCCGCCTGATGCCCCTGTCACCCGATGTCCCTCAGAAAGCCCTGTAA
- the nadR gene encoding multifunctional transcriptional regulator/nicotinamide-nucleotide adenylyltransferase/ribosylnicotinamide kinase NadR — MKKIGFYGGKFLPLHQGHVYALIQASTMVEELYVVLSHSEKRDREICARTDFPYVPAAVRLRWLHQLTKDMPYVHVVSIEDDAGDEDYDWRDGAALIKEAIGQPIDEVFSSERGYSDIFRECYPGAEHIILDEERVFAPISATMIRTDGVYRHWDMIPSVARSYFVKKVVVIGTESCGKSTLVRNLASVFNTNYVAEYGRTRCEEIGGYDGVLLDEDYPMIAYEQQRQVEKASAFSNRVLFVDTEATVTQFYSELYNGKLQEVLDSIAKAQEYDLYLLLEPDVEWVDDGWRMHGEETVRRQNHERLQELLEENGIMFTTLSGSYREKWEEAFRLVNGMLK, encoded by the coding sequence ATGAAGAAGATCGGATTTTACGGGGGGAAGTTCCTGCCGCTTCACCAGGGACATGTGTATGCCTTGATTCAGGCGTCCACCATGGTGGAGGAGCTGTATGTCGTGCTGTCACACTCGGAAAAGCGGGACCGGGAGATCTGCGCCCGAACGGATTTCCCCTATGTTCCGGCGGCGGTCCGACTGCGCTGGCTCCATCAGCTTACGAAGGATATGCCTTACGTTCATGTTGTATCGATTGAAGACGATGCGGGAGATGAGGATTATGACTGGAGAGACGGGGCTGCTTTAATCAAGGAGGCGATCGGCCAGCCCATTGATGAGGTCTTTTCGTCTGAACGGGGATACTCGGATATTTTCCGGGAGTGCTATCCCGGTGCTGAGCATATCATCCTGGATGAAGAGCGGGTATTCGCCCCAATCTCTGCCACCATGATCAGAACTGACGGGGTGTACCGTCACTGGGACATGATTCCGTCTGTGGCAAGATCGTATTTCGTGAAAAAAGTCGTAGTGATCGGTACCGAGAGCTGCGGGAAATCGACGCTCGTGCGGAATCTGGCTTCGGTTTTCAATACCAATTATGTCGCGGAATACGGCCGGACGCGCTGTGAGGAGATTGGCGGATATGACGGGGTGCTCCTTGATGAGGATTACCCCATGATCGCTTATGAGCAGCAGCGTCAGGTAGAGAAGGCCTCTGCCTTCAGCAATCGCGTCCTCTTCGTGGATACGGAAGCGACGGTGACCCAATTTTATTCTGAGCTGTATAATGGGAAGCTTCAGGAGGTACTGGATTCCATCGCAAAAGCCCAGGAATATGATCTGTATCTGCTCCTTGAGCCTGACGTCGAATGGGTGGATGACGGCTGGCGGATGCACGGGGAAGAAACAGTCCGGAGGCAGAATCACGAGCGGCTACAGGAGCTGCTGGAAGAGAACGGCATTATGTTCACCACGCTCTCGGGGTCGTACCGGGAGAAGTGGGAGGAAGCGTTTCGGCTTGTGAATGGAATGTTGAAATAG
- the pnuC gene encoding nicotinamide riboside transporter PnuC has product MSVFKDWTLFEKCWLAVFTVINLYLFVALDDTFLGLIVSLTGMMCVVLVAKGKIANYYFGIIQTGLYAYIAYGYGLYGEVMLNGLFYFPLQFVGIYLWSRHTVKSDARGEDVVVHSLSKSGWVWTIAGFVVGFIAYALILQEIGGRNVWVDSATTVLSVIAQLLMLKRFTEQWLVWIMVNVLSIVLWLTTLMTQGGNDFAMLVMWSAFLVNSVYGYINWRRIGRKQGMEAA; this is encoded by the coding sequence ATGAGTGTCTTCAAGGACTGGACGCTGTTTGAGAAGTGCTGGCTGGCGGTCTTTACGGTCATCAATCTGTATCTTTTCGTTGCCCTCGATGACACCTTTCTCGGGCTGATTGTGTCCCTGACGGGGATGATGTGTGTGGTGCTGGTGGCAAAGGGGAAGATCGCCAATTACTATTTCGGGATCATCCAGACCGGGCTGTATGCGTACATCGCTTACGGCTACGGGTTGTACGGGGAGGTCATGCTGAACGGCCTGTTCTATTTTCCCCTCCAGTTTGTAGGGATCTATTTGTGGAGCCGACATACTGTGAAAAGTGATGCACGTGGGGAGGATGTGGTGGTCCATTCCCTAAGTAAGAGTGGCTGGGTGTGGACGATTGCGGGATTCGTCGTCGGTTTTATCGCCTATGCCCTGATTCTCCAAGAGATCGGCGGCCGGAATGTGTGGGTCGATTCTGCCACCACGGTGCTGTCGGTCATCGCCCAGCTCCTCATGCTGAAGCGGTTCACGGAGCAGTGGCTCGTCTGGATCATGGTGAATGTCCTCTCCATCGTCCTTTGGCTCACGACCTTGATGACCCAGGGCGGCAATGACTTTGCCATGCTGGTGATGTGGAGTGCGTTCCTTGTAAACAGCGTCTACGGGTACATCAACTGGAGACGAATTGGAAGAAAACAGGGAATGGAGGCAGCATGA
- a CDS encoding cysteine hydrolase family protein — MKRALIVIDYTVDFVADEGKLTCGEPGQVIQGKIAGLMREFAEAGDYVVVANDIHFEGDEFHPEARLFPPHNIAWTEGRELYGAVRTAYDDVKASGAPIPILEFDKTRYSAFAGTELDLRLRERGIREIHLVGVCTDICVLHTAVDGYNLGYSMVVYREAVASFNQAGHEWALEHFKHTLGADVR, encoded by the coding sequence ATGAAGAGAGCATTGATCGTGATTGATTATACGGTGGACTTTGTAGCGGATGAAGGAAAGCTCACGTGCGGGGAGCCGGGGCAGGTGATCCAGGGGAAGATTGCCGGGCTCATGAGGGAGTTTGCTGAAGCGGGTGACTATGTGGTCGTGGCAAATGACATCCACTTCGAAGGGGATGAGTTCCATCCGGAAGCCAGACTGTTCCCGCCTCATAATATCGCGTGGACGGAAGGACGGGAGCTATACGGAGCCGTCCGCACGGCGTATGACGATGTGAAAGCATCTGGCGCTCCGATTCCGATCCTTGAATTCGATAAAACGAGATACAGTGCCTTCGCCGGGACGGAGCTCGATCTGCGCCTGCGGGAGCGCGGAATCCGGGAAATCCATCTTGTTGGCGTGTGTACGGATATCTGCGTACTCCATACGGCAGTGGATGGCTACAACCTCGGGTACAGCATGGTCGTGTACCGGGAAGCCGTTGCTAGCTTTAATCAGGCGGGTCACGAATGGGCGCTTGAGCATTTCAAACATACTCTGGGGGCTGATGTGAGATGA
- a CDS encoding NUDIX domain-containing protein encodes MNHTTPSHTNQPSFITPDGYTSDIAVFTIDLHYPEEHKPPVPTLKILLIQRAESNLEGEPNIEAGKWALPGGFVRPEETADEAAIRELKEEAGVDRIHLKHFAVYDAPGRDPRGWILSNAFFAIVKAGYLAGRRASEDAAEVELFTWEEALELDLAFDHRDMLNDAFRMIKGEMLQTTVAKEFLPEAFTLSELRSLLLLMTDDPGIANVSAFNRDAPKYPFLEPVTDREGNVKTTTRTAKRATRLFRFRGEAPAPSIY; translated from the coding sequence ATGAATCACACTACACCCTCACACACCAACCAGCCATCATTCATCACTCCGGACGGATACACGAGTGACATCGCGGTGTTCACCATTGACCTCCACTATCCGGAGGAACATAAGCCGCCGGTTCCGACCCTGAAGATCCTGCTCATCCAAAGGGCCGAGTCTAATCTTGAAGGGGAACCGAATATCGAAGCGGGGAAATGGGCGCTGCCGGGTGGTTTCGTCAGGCCAGAGGAGACGGCGGATGAAGCGGCGATCCGCGAACTGAAGGAAGAGGCGGGAGTCGACCGGATCCATCTGAAGCATTTTGCCGTGTACGATGCGCCGGGGCGTGATCCCCGCGGTTGGATTCTCTCGAATGCATTCTTTGCGATTGTAAAAGCCGGGTACCTGGCTGGCCGGAGGGCCTCAGAAGACGCAGCGGAAGTGGAGCTGTTCACGTGGGAGGAAGCGCTGGAGTTGGATCTTGCGTTTGATCACCGTGACATGTTGAATGATGCCTTCCGGATGATCAAGGGGGAGATGTTACAGACGACGGTGGCGAAAGAGTTTTTGCCTGAAGCATTCACGCTATCAGAGCTGAGGAGCCTTCTTCTTCTCATGACGGATGACCCGGGGATTGCCAATGTGTCGGCATTCAACCGCGATGCACCGAAGTACCCGTTCCTGGAGCCCGTGACGGACAGGGAAGGGAATGTGAAGACCACGACGCGGACAGCGAAGCGGGCGACGCGGTTGTTCCGCTTCAGGGGAGAGGCACCTGCACCATCAATCTATTAA